From Nocardia sp. NBC_00416:
CGAGGACCCGCAGGGGATAGGGGAGCCGGTCCAGGTCGGCTCGGCGCCATACGTGCGCGAACTCATCGGGGGTCAGGCTCCAACTCACGCGGAATCACATCCTCACCGAAACCTGCGCAGGCTACAACAGACTATCCGGTGTTTCGTAGCGTGCCGACCTCGGCCGGTGCCGACGAACTGGACGCCGTGCGCTGCCACAAGATCCGAATACGCGATACACAGGCTGTTCCTCGGGTTTACTCATGCGGAACGGACAACGATGTTCTGTTTCGCAGACGGGGTTGGAGGTCGGTCTTGCGGGTATACGGTGCAGGAGATGACGGGACAGCCGCTGCGGCGGTGCTCCGGGGCGCGGGGGAGCCGGTGGCCCCCGGAGAGGCGCGGATCTGGGACGACGCGGATACCGTCGAGAACTTCCCGCCGAGCACCTCACCACTGACCTTCACCACCGCGGCCGGGTTAGGGGGCCGCGTGTGCCAGGAGTACGCGCGTTCGCTCGGAGTACCGGAAGCCCAGGTGCGGCAGCTGGATTCGTGGACCCCGTATCTGCTGGGGACCTTTCACGACCGGGTGTATTACAACCTGCTGCACTGGTATCGGCTGGCGGGAATCGCGCCCGGGAACCGGCTGAACCGCAGCGGGCTCGAGGCCGTGCTGGGGCTCGCCGGACCGCTGCCCGACGAGATCGCCGCAACCCTGTCGCCCTTCACTTTCGAAACCGGTCTGCGCCGGGCCCGGTCCCGGACCCGGACGGCGGCGACCTATCTGCGCCGGATGTTCGGGATCGATGCGATGACACGGGAGTTCCACCTCGAGTTCGGCCGGTTCTACGACCGCTACGACGCACTGGAACCCGTCCACGGCGAGCACGCCTACGCGACCTATCGCCGGGTGGACCGGGACCTCGTCCTGCGCTGGGGTCCGATGCTGGTGCTGGACGCCGTCTCGCTGACCCTCACCGGGGTGATATCGCGGCTGACCGAAGCATTCCTACCGGAAGCGCCCGCCTGGTTCCGGTACGCGGTGACGGGTCCGGGTGCGGCGATCGGATCCGCCGAACCGGTTCGCGCCCTGACCGAACTCGCCCGGCACGCGTACGCCGACCCAGATCTGGCCGCGCTGGTGACCGCGACGGAACCGGGTCGTATCCGGCAGTCGCTGCGCGATCGCGGATATCAGGAGTTCGTTGCCGAGATCGACGCCTATCTCGAGCGGTACGGGTATCTGAGTGTGGGTGAGTGGGCTCTGGAATCCCCTGATCTGCGGGAGGAACCGGCCGGGCTGTTCCTCCTGTTGCGTGGCGAGCTGGCACGGGTGGGCGCGCGAGACGGCGCGGTGGACCCGGACGCGTATCTCGACGAGCGGTTGAGCGGTCCCCGCCGCTGGATCTTCGACCGCGTGCGGTCGAAGGCCGTGCGGTGCGCCGCACACCGCGAGAGTGTCCGGTTCTGCCGGGCTCGGGCGTTCGCGGTGGTCAAGCGGATGGTCCGGGTGATGGGTGATGATCTCGCGGCGCGCGGGCTCCTCGGCGAGTCCACCGACGTCTTCTATCTGACCGTGGGCGAACTGCACGGCTGCTACGACCAGGTTCCGATGGCGGATCTGCGGGAGCGGGTCGCCGCGCGCAAGGATGCGCGCATCGATGCCGCGCGGCTGGTGGCCCCGGCGCATTTCACCACGGTGGGTCCAGGCCTGTCCGATGCGGAACTGGCAGCGCAGGGATGGATTCCGCGCACCGATATCGCGGTGGCGCGCGACGGCGAGGTGCTCACCGGAACGCCGTCCGCACCGGGCGTCGTCGATGACGCCGCGGTGGTGCTGGACGAACCGTGTGCGGTGACCGGCGGAATTCTCGTCGCCCACCGCGCCGATCCGGGATGGGCGGCGGCGCTGCCGTCGGCGTCCGCGCTGGTGCTCGAACGCGGCGGCCCGTTCACCCGGGTGGCGGTCGCCGCGCGTGAGCTCGGCGTGCCCACGGTGGTGCGGGTACCGCAGAGTTCGCGGCGGCTGCGGACCGGTATGCGGATCCGGGTCGACGGAGCCGCGGGAACGGTGACGGTATTGTCCGGCGGGGGGCGCGCGAGCGTGTCGTGACTGCTGTAGCTGCGAGAATGCCCGGGTGGATATTGCGATCGGCCTGGTGGTGCTCGTGGCGGCGGCCGCGACGGTGGCGGCGGCTGCTCGTCGGCTCGGTCTCTCCGAGCCGCTGGCGCTGACGCTGGCCGGGGTGGCGGCGTCGTATCTGCCGTTCGTGCCCGAAGTGCATCTGGAGCCGGAGATCGTGTTGCTCGGGCTGCTGCCGCCGCTGCTGTACACCGCGGCGATCCGGACCTCGCTGGTGGATTTCCGGGCCAATATGGGCGCCATCGCCTTGCTCTCGGTGGGTTTGGTGCTGTTCAGTACCTTCGCGGTGGCCGCCGTCGTGTGGTGGCTGTTGCCCGTCCCGTTGGCGGTCGCGGTGGCGTTGGGCGCGGTGGTGGCGCCGCCGGACGCGGTGGCGGCCACCGCGGTGGCGCGCCGGATCGGGATGCCCCGCCGCATCGTGTCCATCTTGGAAGCGGAATCACTGTTCAACGACGCGACCGCCCTGGTGGCGTTGCGGACCGCGATCGCCGCGTCGGCGGGAGCTGTGTCGGTGTGGAACGCGGGCGGTGATTTCCTGCTCGCCGCGGGCGGCGGCGCGGTGGTCGGTATCGCGGTCGCGTACGCGCTCGCGCTGCTGCGCCGCCGGATCACCGATCCGGTCCTGGACACGACGCTGTCGTTCCTCGCGCCGTTCCTGGCCTATCTGCCCGCGGAGGAGATCCACGCATCCGGGGTCATCGCCGTGGTCACCTGCGGGATGATCCTCGGGCACGGCGCGCCGGTGTGGCAGAGTGCGGCCTCGCGTACCGCGGAGCGGATCAACTGGCGAACTGTCCAGTTCATCCTGGAGAGCGCGGTGTTCCTGATCATCGGGTTGCAGGTGCGCGCGATCGTCGAGGGGGCTTGGGAGAGCGGGCTCGACCACACCACCGTGATCGTCACCGCGATCGCGGTCCTGCTGGCGGTGATGCTGGCCCGGCCGGTGTGGATTTTCGGGTGGGCGCTGCTCGAACGGGCGTTCGGTCGTTCCGCGGAGCCGTGGAGCCACCCGACGGTGGTCTCGTGGGCCGGTATGCGCGGGGTGGTGACCCTGGCTGCCGTCCTGTTGCTCCCGGCGGACACTCCACAGTTGCCGGTGTTGAAACTGCTGGCTCTGGTCGTCGTCGGGGGCACCCTGCTGGTGCAGGGAACCTCGTTGTCGTGGCTGGTGCGGCGGCTGCGGCTGCGCGGCCCCAGTCGCGCGGAGGACGCGTTGCAGAAGGCGAATCTGCTCACCCAGGCGTCCAACGCGGGGCTCGCCGCGCTCGACGAAGCGGTCGGTCCGGACACCCCGGAGGACGTGGTCCGGTCCTTGCGCGACCGGGTCGTCTGGCGGACCAACGCCGCGTGGGAGCGGCTGGGCCGGCCCGAGTCGGAACTGGCCACCCCGACCGCCGAATATCGTCGGCTGCGATTGGTGATGTTGCGTGCCGAACGGGAGACCGTCCTGCGGGTTCGCGACTCCGGTGGCGCGGATTACCAGATCCTGCAGCATGTGCTGGCCCGGCTGGACCTGGAAGAGTCGATGATCGACAGGTTCGACGAGGGCGAGGACGACGAGCGGGTCGAGACATTGGCGGTCCCGGTCGCCGATGCCGCCGACTGCGCGCACCTGAGGGCCGCCCCGCTGGTGTGCGAGTCGACCGAGCCCGATGTCTGCGCGGAGTGTCTGGCGGAGGGGCTGATCTGGGTTCATCTGCGAATGTGCCTGACCTGCGGGCATATCGCCTGCTGCGATTCCTCGCCCGGGAATCACGCCACCGCGCATTTCGGCGCGACCGAGCATCCGGTCATGCGCAGCGTCGAGCCCGGGGAGGCGTGGCGCTGGTGTTATGTGGACGAGCTTCTCGGTTGAATCCGGTGCCGGTCAGCACCACACGAGCTCGTCGTCGACGGTCGGGCCCGAGCCGGATTCGGAGAGCAAGGGACAGGCGGGATCTGAGGCGGTTCTGTTTGACATGGACGTGCCGGCGAGTACTGTGATGCCGCATCACGTTTGAACATCGCGGATTATTTTCGGCGTCAATCGAACGATCACCACCGGGTTTCGAGAGATTCACGACCGCGAGAGGCGTGTTCCACCGCTCCGCACGATCTCCGAATGGGTGCGCGGTGTCGCCTCTTCCGGCGTTCGCGGCACGGAAGATCCGGTAGGTACCGTATTCGGTGCGCGGTATTCCGTATCGAGCGTGACTGTCGTTCCGGGATCGTGGATTTTTTCGCCGGCGAGGCGGTCCATGTCCCACCCGTGTCATGCAGTTGCCGGATCGGGACACCGCGATCTGTTCCGAACAAATCGAGACGGAAACATCCACAATGACAGAAGAGTTTTCGCCGGCAGTCCTGTCGGTTGTCGTTCCTGTTCTCAACGAAGCCGCGCTGATCGAGCGCACCCTGCGGATACTGGTCGCGCAGGACACCATCGACGAGGTGATCGTCGTCGACAACGCCAGCGACGACGGCACCCCCGATATCGTGCGCGGATTCGCCGCCGCCCACCCGAAGGTCGAGCTCCTCCACGAATCCGCCCGCGGCACCGCGTTCGCGCGCAACGCGGGCTTCGACAGGGCGCGTGGTGAACTCGTCGCGCGCACCGACGCGGATACTTTCGTCGAGGACGATTGGGGTGCGACGATCCGCGAGTACTTTTCCGGACACCCCGAGACCGCCGCGGTGACCGGGCTGTGCACCTACCACGATTCGCCGGTCGGCTACCTCCTGAGGTTCGGCCAGTGGGTGCTGCTCCGCTGTGGCCGGATCGGCGGGCGGGTGGGAAATATGTACGGCCCGAACATGGCGATCCGCCGCGAGGCGTGGCAGCAGGTCCGCGACCGCACCCAGGTTCGCGCCGATATCGCCGAGGACCTCGATCTCGCGGTCTGCCTCTCCCTGTGCGGGCTGCGCATCGATCAGGTCGCCGAGATGCGCGCGCGGACCTCCTCCCGGCGCCGCCGTACCAGCCCGCGCCGCTACTGGCGGTTCCATTTGGCGGGTGTGCGCACCCTCGGATACCACGGCTTCCGGATTCGGCCGGTGCACTGGGTGATCATCGCGGGGGCCTGGTCGGCCCACACACTCCAGTGGCCGATCTATCGATTCTGGGATTTCGACCGGCGGCGGTTCAGCAGCCGGCCCGGGGCGGCGCGGATCTCTTCGGTGGGCGACTGAGCGGGGCAGACCGGCGTGCGCCGCCGCTGTCGGGGGGTTCGGGCAGTATGGGCCGTATGACGACAGCACCGGGCAGCACCATGGGCGGGGCCGGCCGAGTCGCCGGCGACCTACGTGAGCACGCGGAGGGGCTGCTCGGCGACCTGGCGGGGCCGGGCGCCCGGCTGCGCGAGGACCAGTGGACCGCCATCGAAGCGCTGGTGGTGGGCAAGCGCCGGGCGCTGGTCGTGCAGCGCACCGGATGGGGAAAATCGGCGGTGTACTTCATCGCCGCGAAGCTGCTGCGTGCGCAGGGGCGCGGGCCCACCGTCATCGTCTCGCCGCTGCTCGCCCTGATGCGCAACCAGGTCGCGGCCGCGCGGCGGGCCGGCGTGGTCGCGGCCACCATCAACTCCGGCAACGTCACCGAATGGGACGAGATCCATCAGCAGGTCGCGGCCGGTGCGGTGGACGTGTTGCTGGTGAGCCCGGAACGGCTGAACAACCCCGATTTCCGCGATCAGGTGCTGCCCCGGCTCGCCGCCGACGCCGGGCTGGTCGTCATCGACGAAGCGCACTGCGTGTCCGATTGGGGTCACGATTTCCGGCCCGACTATCGGCGTATCCGCACGCTGATCGCCGAACTCGGCAGCGAGGTACCGGTGCTGGCCACCACCGCCACCGCGAACGACCGGGTGGTGACCGATGTGGCCGGACAGATCGGCACCGACACCCTGGTGCTGCGGGGCGACCTCGATCGCGAATCACTGCGGCTGTCGGTGGTCCGTTTCGACGACGCGGTGGAACGAACAACCTGGCTCAGCACCCACCTCGATGAATTACCGGGTTCGGGAATCGTCTACACCCTCACCGTCGCCGGCGCCCATGATCTCGCCGACGTGCTCACCTCGCACGGCCACCGGGTGGCCGCCTACACCGGGCAGACCGACCCCGCCGAACGGGAGGTACTCGAGGCCGCGTTGCTGGACAACGAGGTCAAAGCCCTGATCGCGACCTCCGCCCTGGGCATGGGGTTCGACAAACCCGATCTGGGTTTCGTGGTCCATGTGGGCGCCCCGTCGTCGCCGATCTCCTACTACCAGCAGGTCGGCCGTGCCGGGCGCGGTACCGAACGGGCCGAGGTCGTGCTGCTGCCCGGGCCCGAGGACACCCGGATCTGGAGCTATTTCGCTTCCGTGGCCTTCCCGCGGGAACATATCGTTCGGTCGGTACTCGAAGCTCTCGATCCCGAACGACCCCAGTCCACCGCGGCCCTGGAGCCCTTGGTCGAGCTCAACCGCTCCCGGCTGGACATGGTCCTGAAGGTGCTCGATGTCGACGGCGCCGTCCGCCGGGTCCGCGGCGGCTGGCTGTCCACCGGCCGTCCCTGGACCTACGAGGCCGACCGATACGAACGGCTCGACGCCGCTCGCACTGCCGAACAACAGGCGATGCTCGAATACCAGAGCACTACCGCCTGCCGCATGGAGTTCCTGCGCCGCCAACTCGACGACCCGGCTCTGGCGGCCGCCGCGCCCGGCACCGGCGCCTGCGGCCGCTGTGACAACTGCACCGGAGTCCATCGCGATACCGGGGTCGATTCCGAAGCCGTGGCCGCCACCCGTGCCCGGCTCGACCGCCCGGGTGTCGATCTGTCGCCCCGCAAACAATGGCCGACCGGTATGTCGAAACTCGGCGTCCCGCTGTCGGGGAAGATCTCCGACGGCGCCGAGCCCGGCCGGGTGCTGGGCCGCCTGAACTCCCTGGGCTGGGGCCGCCGCCTGCGTCCTGTCCTCGACGGCCCCGACGGTCCGGCGCCCGGTGAGGTGATCGACGCCTGCGTCCCGGTGCTGCGGGAATGGGACTGGGCCGTCCGGCCCACCGCGGTGCTGGCGCTGGAATCGCCCACCCATCCCGTCCTGACGGGGTCGCTGGCCGAGCGTCTGGCCGATATCGGCCGGCTGCACAATCTGGGCACGCTGCGTACCCGCCCCGATCGACCGCCCGTGTCGGCGGTCAACTCCGCGCATCGGGTCGCGGCGCTCTACGACGGGTGGGAAGTCCCCGATCTCACCGGAATCGACGGCCCGATCCTGCTGGTGGACACGCTCACCGATTCCGGCTGGACCTTCACCGTCGCCGCCTGGACGCTGCGGCGCGCGGGCGCCCCGGCTGTCCTCCCGTTCGCGCTCGCCACTCCGACCTGACTTCGCGCCGACGGGTCCGCACAGGTCGCGCAGGGATCGCGACTCGCGGGCGGCGCCCCGCGTGCCGGAGCGCGGCCGACTCCCGCACCGCCGGCCGCACCAACTCGATCCTGCTGGTCACCGACGGTCCCGATGACCCTTCCGGCACGCACCGGCGCGGTACCGACCATGGCGCGGGTGGACGCGCGAACGGGCCGGGCCGACCTCAGCGACGGCCCGCGGCGTCCGGATTTTCGGCACGCCGGGAAAGGCCCGCGGCGGTGGGCAGGCGGTCGAGGACCGCGAACGCGGCGGCGAGCGCGAGCGCTACCACGACGACGACCAGCGTATTGGTGAGCGCTGTCGCGTACCCCTTCTGCGCGGCGTCCAGGAAGGGATACGGATACCAGTCCGTCACGGCGCCGTGGGCGAAGGTGTAGCCGATCCAGGCCACCGGCCACACGAAGGCCAAGGCGACAGTCGCCCGGTCGATACGGGGCCGCGGACCGAATATCAGCCAGACGGCGAGGGTGGCCCACGGCGCGATGTAGTGGAATCCTAGGTTCGCCCACCATGCCGCGCCGCTGAGATGTACCTCGTCGGCGAGGACGAGCGCGAACACCAGACCGGTGATGACGATGCCGAGCAGCGAATCCAGGTGCACCACCCGCCAGAGCCGACCGTCACGCCGGGGACGGAGCACCAGGCTGGTCATGATGACCAGGACGAACAGATTGCTCTCGATGGTGAAATAGCTGAACAACCGCACCAGTCGCGTCGCGACACTCGCGTCCGGGTCCGCGCGCCCGGAATTCGCGTCCGTGCCCCCGCCGAACAACAGGACCAGTTGGGTGACCAGTGCCGCGGTGATGATCGCGGCGATCGTGAAACGACAGGCTCGGGCGGCGGGACCCGCCCACTCCGTGCGATCGACCGGCCGAGTGCTCACATCCGCACATATTGCCCTCATGGCACCGCTACCCGGACAACGACACGCTCCCGTCGCCGCGCCGGGGCCACACCGTATCTTCCGGTTCACCCGCCGTATCCAGCGGTCACGACGGTCACGACAGCGCCGCCCGCCGGGCGGGGCGCGGCCGGATATCCGCGCTAGAAGTCCGGTTCGGCGTCTTCGTCGAGCTCCACGGCGTCGCGGTCGGCCCATTCGATGAGGCGGGTCAGGTCGAAGACCGCGTCATCGATGCCGGCATGCAGATCGCCGAGTTCGCGAAAGCGCCCGGGGACCGTGGCGATCGTGAAATCCCGGGGACCGATATCGGGGATCTCGTCCCATCGCACCGGCGTGGAGACCGTCGCGGCGGGGTTGCCGCGAACCGAATAAGCGGCGGCGATCGTGTGGTCGCGGGCGTTCTGGTTGTAGTCGATGAACAGTTGTTCCGGGTCGCGGTCGCGTCGCCACCAGGTCGTCGTCACCTCGTCGGGTAGGCGGCGGCGGACCTCCTCGGCGAAGGCCAGGGCCGCGCGGCGTACCTGATGGAAACCGTGCTCCGGGGCGATCCGCACGTACACGTGCAACCCCTTGCCGCCGGAGGTCTTCGGCCAGCCGACCGCGCCGATATCGTCGAGGACCTCGTGCACCACGCCGGCCACCCGCTGCACCCGGGACCAGGGACAGTCCGGCATCGGATCCAGGTCGATCCGCCATTCGTCGGGGCTCTCGGTATCGGCCCGGCGGGAATTCCAGGGATGGAACTCCACGGTGGACATCTGGACCGCCCAGATCACTTCGGCGAGTTCGCCGACGCAGAGTTCGTCGGCGTGCCGGCCGTAGCGCGGAAAATAGACCCGGACGGTGGACACCCAGTCGGGTGCGCCCGCAGGCAGCCGTTTCTGATGGACTTTCCCGCCCGGCAGCCCTTTCGGGAAACGGTGCAGCATGCACGGCCGGTCCCGCAGCGCGTTGACGATTCCCTCGCCCACGCTCAGGTAGTACTGCACCAGATCCAGCTTGGTGGCGCCGGTCTCCGGGAAGTACACCCGGTCGGGGTTGGTGATCCGCACCTCGCGATCGCCGACCGTCAGCTCCACCGCCGCCCCCGCGCCGCTGCCCATTGTCCGACCATAGCGGTCCGTGCACAATCAGGCTCGGCGATACGCCAT
This genomic window contains:
- a CDS encoding PEP-utilizing enzyme; this translates as MAPGEARIWDDADTVENFPPSTSPLTFTTAAGLGGRVCQEYARSLGVPEAQVRQLDSWTPYLLGTFHDRVYYNLLHWYRLAGIAPGNRLNRSGLEAVLGLAGPLPDEIAATLSPFTFETGLRRARSRTRTAATYLRRMFGIDAMTREFHLEFGRFYDRYDALEPVHGEHAYATYRRVDRDLVLRWGPMLVLDAVSLTLTGVISRLTEAFLPEAPAWFRYAVTGPGAAIGSAEPVRALTELARHAYADPDLAALVTATEPGRIRQSLRDRGYQEFVAEIDAYLERYGYLSVGEWALESPDLREEPAGLFLLLRGELARVGARDGAVDPDAYLDERLSGPRRWIFDRVRSKAVRCAAHRESVRFCRARAFAVVKRMVRVMGDDLAARGLLGESTDVFYLTVGELHGCYDQVPMADLRERVAARKDARIDAARLVAPAHFTTVGPGLSDAELAAQGWIPRTDIAVARDGEVLTGTPSAPGVVDDAAVVLDEPCAVTGGILVAHRADPGWAAALPSASALVLERGGPFTRVAVAARELGVPTVVRVPQSSRRLRTGMRIRVDGAAGTVTVLSGGGRASVS
- a CDS encoding Na+/H+ antiporter — translated: MDIAIGLVVLVAAAATVAAAARRLGLSEPLALTLAGVAASYLPFVPEVHLEPEIVLLGLLPPLLYTAAIRTSLVDFRANMGAIALLSVGLVLFSTFAVAAVVWWLLPVPLAVAVALGAVVAPPDAVAATAVARRIGMPRRIVSILEAESLFNDATALVALRTAIAASAGAVSVWNAGGDFLLAAGGGAVVGIAVAYALALLRRRITDPVLDTTLSFLAPFLAYLPAEEIHASGVIAVVTCGMILGHGAPVWQSAASRTAERINWRTVQFILESAVFLIIGLQVRAIVEGAWESGLDHTTVIVTAIAVLLAVMLARPVWIFGWALLERAFGRSAEPWSHPTVVSWAGMRGVVTLAAVLLLPADTPQLPVLKLLALVVVGGTLLVQGTSLSWLVRRLRLRGPSRAEDALQKANLLTQASNAGLAALDEAVGPDTPEDVVRSLRDRVVWRTNAAWERLGRPESELATPTAEYRRLRLVMLRAERETVLRVRDSGGADYQILQHVLARLDLEESMIDRFDEGEDDERVETLAVPVADAADCAHLRAAPLVCESTEPDVCAECLAEGLIWVHLRMCLTCGHIACCDSSPGNHATAHFGATEHPVMRSVEPGEAWRWCYVDELLG
- a CDS encoding glycosyltransferase family 2 protein; this encodes MTEEFSPAVLSVVVPVLNEAALIERTLRILVAQDTIDEVIVVDNASDDGTPDIVRGFAAAHPKVELLHESARGTAFARNAGFDRARGELVARTDADTFVEDDWGATIREYFSGHPETAAVTGLCTYHDSPVGYLLRFGQWVLLRCGRIGGRVGNMYGPNMAIRREAWQQVRDRTQVRADIAEDLDLAVCLSLCGLRIDQVAEMRARTSSRRRRTSPRRYWRFHLAGVRTLGYHGFRIRPVHWVIIAGAWSAHTLQWPIYRFWDFDRRRFSSRPGAARISSVGD
- a CDS encoding RecQ family ATP-dependent DNA helicase encodes the protein MTTAPGSTMGGAGRVAGDLREHAEGLLGDLAGPGARLREDQWTAIEALVVGKRRALVVQRTGWGKSAVYFIAAKLLRAQGRGPTVIVSPLLALMRNQVAAARRAGVVAATINSGNVTEWDEIHQQVAAGAVDVLLVSPERLNNPDFRDQVLPRLAADAGLVVIDEAHCVSDWGHDFRPDYRRIRTLIAELGSEVPVLATTATANDRVVTDVAGQIGTDTLVLRGDLDRESLRLSVVRFDDAVERTTWLSTHLDELPGSGIVYTLTVAGAHDLADVLTSHGHRVAAYTGQTDPAEREVLEAALLDNEVKALIATSALGMGFDKPDLGFVVHVGAPSSPISYYQQVGRAGRGTERAEVVLLPGPEDTRIWSYFASVAFPREHIVRSVLEALDPERPQSTAALEPLVELNRSRLDMVLKVLDVDGAVRRVRGGWLSTGRPWTYEADRYERLDAARTAEQQAMLEYQSTTACRMEFLRRQLDDPALAAAAPGTGACGRCDNCTGVHRDTGVDSEAVAATRARLDRPGVDLSPRKQWPTGMSKLGVPLSGKISDGAEPGRVLGRLNSLGWGRRLRPVLDGPDGPAPGEVIDACVPVLREWDWAVRPTAVLALESPTHPVLTGSLAERLADIGRLHNLGTLRTRPDRPPVSAVNSAHRVAALYDGWEVPDLTGIDGPILLVDTLTDSGWTFTVAAWTLRRAGAPAVLPFALATPT
- a CDS encoding Pr6Pr family membrane protein yields the protein MSTRPVDRTEWAGPAARACRFTIAAIITAALVTQLVLLFGGGTDANSGRADPDASVATRLVRLFSYFTIESNLFVLVIMTSLVLRPRRDGRLWRVVHLDSLLGIVITGLVFALVLADEVHLSGAAWWANLGFHYIAPWATLAVWLIFGPRPRIDRATVALAFVWPVAWIGYTFAHGAVTDWYPYPFLDAAQKGYATALTNTLVVVVVALALAAAFAVLDRLPTAAGLSRRAENPDAAGRR
- the ligD gene encoding non-homologous end-joining DNA ligase codes for the protein MGSGAGAAVELTVGDREVRITNPDRVYFPETGATKLDLVQYYLSVGEGIVNALRDRPCMLHRFPKGLPGGKVHQKRLPAGAPDWVSTVRVYFPRYGRHADELCVGELAEVIWAVQMSTVEFHPWNSRRADTESPDEWRIDLDPMPDCPWSRVQRVAGVVHEVLDDIGAVGWPKTSGGKGLHVYVRIAPEHGFHQVRRAALAFAEEVRRRLPDEVTTTWWRRDRDPEQLFIDYNQNARDHTIAAAYSVRGNPAATVSTPVRWDEIPDIGPRDFTIATVPGRFRELGDLHAGIDDAVFDLTRLIEWADRDAVELDEDAEPDF